A region of Pseudorca crassidens isolate mPseCra1 chromosome 8, mPseCra1.hap1, whole genome shotgun sequence DNA encodes the following proteins:
- the SPAM1 gene encoding hyaluronidase PH-20, producing the protein MGVLRLQHTSFGSFVVSSGVPQAVFTFLLVPCCLTMDFTASPLIANMSFLWAWNAPTDRCARIFDTSPDLSFFPLVGYPQKGATGNFITLFYADRLGYYPHIDERTGRSVHGGIPQMGSLKEHLDKAKKDISYYMPIDNVGLAVIDWEEWRPTWARNWKPKDIYRDQSIELVLQQNVQLTFPEAAKIAKVEFEKAAKSFMQETLKLGKLLRPNHLWGYYLFPDCYNHNYNQPSYNGSCRDIEKRRNDALDWLWKESTALFPSIYLNSRLKSSPQAALFVRNRVQEAIRMSKVGSAKSPLPVFVYARPVFTDVTLQFLSQGDLVNTIGESVALGASGIIMWGSLNLSLTRESCMNLDNYMKTTLNPYVINVTLAAKMCSQALCQEQGVCTRKYWNSSNYLHLNPQNFAIQTGKGGKYTVHGKPTLKDLQQFSKKFYCSCYANIHCKKRVDLRNIHTINVCIAEDVCIDGFLNFEPRNHSSRWKEISSTTLSNISFSTPMVTVSPCVPGKDLRGCLKVTCSVEALFNNTQGGCHSVNWKNTSSQLHIQNKKNETTY; encoded by the exons ATGGGAGTACTAAGGCTTCAACATACCTCCTTTGGGAGCTTTGTTGTGTCCAGTGGAGTACCCCAGGCAGTGTTCACCTTCCTTCTGGTTCCATGTTGTTTGACTATGGATTTCACAGCATCTCCTCTTATTGCAAATATGTCTTTCCTTTGGGCCTGGAATGCCCCAACTGACCGTTGTGCTAGAATATTTGACACGTCTCCAGATCTGAGCTTCTTCCCTTTAGTAGGATACCCCCAAAAAGGTGCGACAGgaaattttattacattattttatgcTGATAGACTTGGCTACTATCCTCACATAGATGAAAGAACAGGCAGAAGTGTGCATGGAGGAATCCCCCAGATGGGATCCTTAAAAGAGCATTTGGACAAAGCTAAAAAAGACATTTCCTATTACATGCCAATCGACAACGTGGGCTTGGCTGTCATTGACTGGGAAGAATGGAGGCCTACCTGGGCTAGAAACTGGAAACCTAAAGACATTTACAGGGATCAGTCTATCGAGTTGGTTCTGCAACAAAATGTACAACTTACTTTCCCAGAGGCTGCCAAGATAGCGAAAGTGGAATTTGAAAAGGCAGCAAAGAGTTTCATGCAGGAGACTTTAAAATTGGGAAAATTACTTCGGCCAAATCACTTATGGGGTTATTATCTTTTTCCTGACTGTTACAATCATAATTATAACCAACCTAGTTACAATGGAAGTTGCCGGGatatagagaaaagaagaaacgATGCACTCGACTGGTTGTGGAAGGAAAGCACTGCTCTTTTCCCATCCATTTATTTGAATAGCAGGTTAAAATCTTCTCCACAAGCTGCCCTCTTTGTTCGTAATCGTGTCCAGGAAGCCATCCGGATGTCTAAAGTGGGCAGTGCTAAAAGCCCACTTCCAGTTTTTGTGTATGCCCGTCCAGTTTTTACTGATGTGACTTTGCAATTCCTTTCTCAG GGTGACCTTGTGAATACAATTGGTGAGAGCGTTGCTCTAGGTGCCTCTGGAATTATAATGTGGGGAAGTCTCAATTTAAGTCTAACTAGG GAATCTTGCATGAACCTAGACAATTACATGAAGACTACACTGAATCCTTACGTAATCAATGTCACCTTAGCAGCCAAAATGTGTAGCCAAGCACTTTGCCAAGAGCAGGGAGTGTGTACAAGGAAATACTGGAATTCAAGCAACTATCTTCACCTGAACCCACAGAATTTTGCTATTCAAACTGGGAAAGGTGGAAAATACACAGTGCATGGGAAACCCACACTCAAAGACCTGCAAcaattttccaaaaaattttacTGCAGTTGTTATGCCAACATCCACTGTAAGAAAAGAGTTGATCTAAGAAACATTCATACTATTAATGTATGTATTGCTGAAGATGTTTGCATAGATGGCTTTCTAAACTTTGAACCCAGGAATCATTCTTCTCGCTGGAAAGAGATATCTTCTACCACTCTCAGCAATATCTCATTCTCTACACCAATGGTCACAGTATCTCCATGTGTTCCTGGGAAAGATCTCCGTGGGTGCCTCAAAGTCACCTGTTCAGTGGAAGCCCTCTTCAACAACACCCAAGGGGGCTGTCATAGTGTTAACTGGAAAAACACTTCCAGTCAGTTACAtattcaaaacaagaaaaatgaaacaacctATTAA